From a region of the Pontixanthobacter gangjinensis genome:
- a CDS encoding response regulator: MTDTAPITLLLVDDQASLRESLAEYLARQGFIVRDAESAAAARSLLLEFTPDLVLLDIMMPGEDGLSLCRHLAETRDLPVILLTAKGEPTDRIIGLEIGADDYLVKPFEPRELVARIRSVLRRASRNGAEPQADTNYAFEGWELDPLKRKLIDPEGAVISISTAEFRLLRAFLDHPRQVLDRDRLLDMVQGREAHLFDRAVDNQISRLRRKIEADSRNPEYIQTVRGGGYRFAADVLRKSAARS, translated from the coding sequence ATGACCGATACCGCGCCTATCACATTGCTGCTGGTGGATGATCAAGCCAGCTTGAGAGAGTCTCTCGCCGAATATTTGGCGCGGCAGGGTTTTATTGTGCGCGATGCCGAGAGCGCAGCGGCAGCGCGCAGCCTGCTGCTCGAATTTACACCTGACCTAGTTCTGCTCGACATCATGATGCCGGGTGAGGACGGCCTGTCGCTATGCCGGCATTTGGCCGAGACACGCGATCTTCCGGTGATTTTGCTGACTGCCAAAGGTGAACCAACTGACCGGATTATCGGTTTGGAAATCGGCGCTGACGACTATTTGGTCAAACCTTTCGAGCCACGCGAATTGGTTGCGCGTATCCGTTCGGTTTTGCGCCGGGCTTCGCGCAACGGTGCCGAACCACAAGCCGATACCAACTATGCCTTTGAAGGATGGGAACTAGACCCGCTCAAACGCAAATTGATCGACCCCGAAGGTGCCGTGATTTCCATCTCTACGGCGGAATTTCGGCTGCTTCGCGCCTTCCTCGACCATCCCCGCCAAGTGCTCGACCGTGATCGCCTGCTCGACATGGTTCAGGGCCGGGAGGCTCATTTATTCGACCGAGCGGTTGATAATCAGATTAGCCGCCTGCGCCGCAAGATCGAAGCAGACAGCCGCAATCCCGAATATATCCAGACGGTGCGCGGCGGCGGCTATCGCTTCGCCGCCGATGTACTGCGCAAATCTGCAGCGCGGAGCTAG
- a CDS encoding EF-hand domain-containing protein codes for MRKLSKKMTLSMTAAAIALAGGTAFAAHHGGNHGPDANGDKIVTLAEHNDHAAKTFARMDANNDGAINSADREARNVARFAKMDADSNGEVTQAEMTAAREERIAKRAGRREGRFEELDTDNSGGVSQTEMNAAREARAERRVNRGGERAERRGKRGGDQAGRGGRRGNRAMAMLRQADTDGDKSVSRAEFNAAVAARFQKADANNDGQISETERQAARAEMRSQHQERRTARRAERQSN; via the coding sequence ATGCGTAAACTTAGCAAGAAAATGACTTTGTCCATGACTGCAGCTGCAATTGCGCTGGCAGGCGGCACCGCTTTTGCAGCGCATCATGGCGGCAATCATGGGCCGGACGCAAATGGCGACAAGATTGTAACCTTGGCCGAACATAATGATCATGCTGCCAAAACATTCGCCCGAATGGACGCCAATAATGATGGCGCAATCAATTCAGCAGACCGCGAAGCCCGCAATGTAGCGCGCTTTGCCAAGATGGATGCCGATTCAAACGGCGAAGTGACCCAAGCCGAAATGACCGCGGCCCGCGAAGAGCGGATAGCAAAGCGAGCCGGGCGCCGCGAAGGCCGGTTCGAAGAGCTCGACACCGACAATAGCGGCGGGGTCTCGCAAACCGAAATGAACGCCGCGCGTGAAGCACGTGCAGAGCGACGGGTTAATCGCGGCGGCGAGCGTGCCGAACGGCGCGGCAAACGCGGCGGCGATCAGGCTGGACGCGGTGGCCGACGGGGCAACCGCGCCATGGCGATGCTCCGTCAAGCTGACACCGATGGCGACAAGTCTGTAAGCCGGGCCGAATTTAATGCGGCGGTCGCAGCACGGTTCCAGAAAGCCGATGCCAATAATGACGGCCAGATTTCCGAAACAGAACGTCAGGCAGCACGCGCTGAAATGCGCAGCCAGCATCAAGAACGCCGCACTGCACGCCGGGCAGAACGCCAGAGCAACTAA
- a CDS encoding cupin domain-containing protein: MNGPHKLAENWAHLGLGATSEVQPAFSGMDWYKAYGQRNASDGAEGRLVSLHRFTESWDVWEMHPVGSEMVICISGSIVLIQETNDGQQTIALAAGEYAINPAGIWHTADIVGPAEAIFITAGQGTEHRSR, from the coding sequence ATGAATGGGCCGCATAAGTTGGCTGAAAACTGGGCCCATTTAGGGCTCGGCGCGACGTCAGAGGTGCAACCAGCCTTCAGCGGTATGGATTGGTACAAAGCCTATGGCCAGCGGAACGCAAGCGATGGTGCAGAGGGGCGTTTGGTTAGCTTGCACCGCTTCACGGAAAGCTGGGATGTGTGGGAAATGCATCCTGTCGGTAGCGAAATGGTGATCTGTATCTCCGGCTCAATAGTTTTGATCCAAGAGACAAATGATGGCCAGCAAACAATAGCGCTGGCGGCTGGTGAATATGCAATCAATCCCGCCGGCATTTGGCATACTGCAGATATTGTGGGGCCAGCCGAGGCAATCTTTATAACAGCCGGCCAAGGAACCGAACATCGATCTCGCTAA
- a CDS encoding VOC family protein: MLGYVTLGTNDLPRAAAFYDAIAKVMGVGRMMEFDTFIAWGEMGGAPGIAATKPFDGEKATVGNGTMAALQVDSTDKVKAVYDAAIANGGSDEGEPGPRGDDGFYAGYFRDPDGNKLNVFTMTK, from the coding sequence ATGCTGGGATATGTGACGCTAGGAACCAATGATCTGCCGCGCGCGGCCGCATTTTATGATGCGATTGCCAAGGTAATGGGCGTTGGCCGGATGATGGAATTCGACACTTTCATTGCTTGGGGTGAAATGGGCGGCGCCCCAGGAATCGCCGCGACCAAACCGTTTGACGGCGAAAAAGCCACAGTCGGCAACGGCACGATGGCTGCGCTACAAGTGGATAGCACCGACAAGGTCAAAGCGGTTTATGACGCTGCAATCGCCAATGGCGGCAGCGACGAAGGCGAGCCCGGACCGCGCGGTGATGATGGTTTCTATGCGGGATATTTCCGCGATCCAGATGGCAACAAGCTGAATGTCTTCACCATGACGAAGTGA
- a CDS encoding aminopeptidase P family protein, with the protein MLMQTHEARLSALREELRRQKLDGFVVPISDEHMSEYVGGYAQRLEWLTGFAGSAGSAIVLLHGAAMFTDGRYTIQVRDQVDGNLFEYQSSLETTHAKWLAANVTKGARIGYDAWLHTKGWADSLTAALAKKGAKLVAVHSNPVDAVWSDRPAPSNAVAVIHGDEHAGQSSAEKRSQVADWLKAEEIDAAVISALDSIAWMLNIRGSDVDRTPVALSYLIAHADGTAELFIAPEKITPELEQHLGNAVTIRDRVDFTGTLGTLSGKTVAVDPDYGVAAIYHALEAGGASPVAIRDPAIVPKAIKNPVEQQGHRDAQARDGAAVAKFLHWLSYEPSKGGQTELSAVAKLREFRDQTGVLKDQSFDTISASGPNGALCHYSVDEDSNRDIEPGSVFLCDSGGQYLDGTTDITRTVWIAGPGNKSEPTAEVRDRFTRVLKGHIQIARAIFPQGTNGAQLDAFARQYLWEAGVDYAHGTGHGVGSFLAVHEGPQRIAKPTAGQAGTHQELFAGMILSNEPGYYKTGEFGIRIENLVLVEKREIEGAEGRYLGFENLTWVPMARNMLDLSLLTSEEKQWWNDYHAKTRETLAPHLEGDALAWLNNACAPI; encoded by the coding sequence ATGTTGATGCAAACCCATGAGGCCCGCCTTTCCGCCCTTCGCGAAGAGCTTAGACGGCAGAAGCTCGACGGATTTGTCGTGCCGATTTCGGACGAACATATGTCCGAATATGTAGGCGGTTACGCCCAGCGGCTCGAGTGGCTAACCGGCTTTGCGGGATCAGCCGGCAGTGCAATAGTCTTGCTCCACGGCGCGGCGATGTTCACCGATGGACGCTATACCATTCAGGTCCGCGACCAGGTCGATGGCAATCTGTTTGAGTATCAATCGTCGCTTGAAACGACCCACGCAAAATGGCTCGCCGCCAATGTCACCAAGGGTGCGCGAATTGGTTACGACGCATGGCTCCATACCAAAGGCTGGGCTGACAGCCTGACTGCCGCGCTTGCAAAAAAGGGCGCTAAGCTGGTTGCGGTGCACAGCAATCCTGTCGACGCCGTATGGTCCGATCGCCCTGCGCCGTCCAATGCTGTTGCGGTAATTCATGGCGACGAACATGCTGGCCAATCCTCCGCCGAAAAGCGCTCGCAAGTCGCCGACTGGCTGAAAGCCGAGGAGATTGACGCGGCGGTAATCTCTGCGCTCGACTCTATTGCTTGGATGCTCAACATTCGCGGCAGCGATGTCGACCGGACGCCAGTTGCACTATCCTACCTCATTGCGCATGCTGATGGGACCGCCGAATTGTTCATCGCACCTGAAAAGATTACACCGGAGCTTGAACAGCACCTAGGCAATGCGGTGACCATTCGTGACCGAGTTGACTTCACCGGCACGCTCGGAACCTTGTCGGGCAAGACTGTTGCCGTCGATCCTGATTATGGTGTCGCGGCGATCTATCACGCGCTGGAAGCTGGCGGCGCTTCGCCTGTTGCCATCCGCGATCCTGCGATTGTGCCCAAAGCGATCAAGAACCCTGTTGAACAGCAGGGGCACCGCGATGCGCAGGCGCGGGATGGCGCAGCCGTGGCAAAATTCCTCCACTGGCTGTCATACGAACCATCAAAAGGCGGCCAGACTGAGCTCAGCGCAGTAGCCAAATTGCGCGAATTCCGTGACCAGACCGGCGTTCTTAAAGACCAATCCTTCGACACTATCTCTGCTTCCGGTCCAAACGGCGCCTTGTGCCATTACAGCGTCGATGAAGACAGCAATCGGGATATCGAGCCCGGCAGCGTATTTCTATGCGATTCAGGCGGGCAATATCTTGATGGCACGACCGACATTACCCGCACCGTGTGGATTGCCGGACCAGGCAACAAATCAGAACCCACCGCCGAAGTGCGCGACCGCTTCACCCGCGTACTCAAAGGGCATATCCAGATTGCCCGCGCTATCTTCCCGCAGGGCACCAATGGCGCGCAATTGGACGCCTTTGCCCGCCAATATCTGTGGGAAGCGGGTGTCGATTATGCGCACGGCACAGGCCACGGTGTCGGCAGTTTCCTCGCCGTGCATGAGGGGCCGCAGCGGATAGCCAAACCTACCGCAGGACAGGCAGGCACACATCAGGAATTGTTCGCCGGAATGATTCTTTCGAACGAGCCGGGCTATTATAAAACCGGCGAATTTGGCATTCGCATCGAGAACCTAGTTCTGGTTGAAAAACGCGAAATCGAAGGAGCTGAAGGCCGCTATCTCGGCTTCGAGAATCTGACTTGGGTGCCGATGGCGCGCAATATGCTCGATCTGTCACTGCTGACTTCGGAGGAAAAGCAGTGGTGGAATGATTACCACGCCAAGACCCGCGAAACCCTCGCGCCGCACTTGGAAGGTGATGCGCTGGCTTGGCTCAACAACGCTTGCGCTCCAATATGA
- a CDS encoding S9 family peptidase: protein MRITSAAAIAIATATIAPVTLATPLSAQDASPAVASPTKDTSLTEKAIPAPPVAEKREHSYTHHDITISDPYHWLKDQSYPKIDDEDVLGYVKAENAWFEQEMADRKPLVDTLFEELKGRVKEDDSSVPQKDGDWMYWTEVAEGKEYRLWYREPVAGGDKELMLDENALADGKEYFRLGTFSVSDSGRYLAYSYDDNGAERYTGRIKDLQTGDLLDDVIPETRTGLVWAAKDTVLVYGKANENWRVDNVRVHTIGTPVEDDVEIYTESDIGFSVGAGLSAEEDWLIIGAGDNETSEVRLVRADNPTGEQILVRAREKGVEYSLDIRGETVFIHTNDNHVNFRLATAKLAAPGEWTTSIAGSDEFYLTGFDLFKDFYVTEGRLNGLDQVQLRSYDDAAKVTPIVFPEDSYSAGLSNNPEYDVDTLRLTYESMVTPDSVYDYRLSDAKLELLKQQEIPSGYDASLYVTKREIITGRDGTQVPVSVVMRKDRDEMNGGPSGPLHLYAYGAYGYAVPPGFSASRLSLLDRGMAYGIAHIRGGDDLGRNWYLQGKMNERWNTYNDFVDVAKGLAALGYTEEGSISASGGSAGGELMGVIVNTNPQLWKAVVADVPFVDVLNTMLDTSLPLTPGEWPEWGNPIESKQAFAYILSYSPYDQVIAQDYPPMLVTAGLNDPRVTYWEPAKWVARLRDMKTDNNELLLKTNMGAGHGGKSGRFTALYEAAEEYAFLLSHHGIDE, encoded by the coding sequence ATGAGAATCACATCTGCAGCAGCAATTGCAATTGCAACAGCTACGATTGCCCCTGTGACATTGGCCACCCCGCTTTCTGCGCAGGATGCATCCCCAGCCGTTGCCAGCCCAACCAAGGACACCAGCTTGACCGAAAAAGCCATTCCCGCCCCGCCCGTCGCCGAAAAGCGCGAGCATAGCTACACGCATCATGACATTACCATTTCCGACCCGTATCATTGGCTGAAGGATCAATCCTATCCCAAGATCGATGATGAAGATGTGCTCGGTTATGTGAAAGCGGAAAACGCTTGGTTCGAGCAGGAAATGGCGGATCGCAAGCCTTTGGTCGATACGCTGTTTGAGGAGCTGAAAGGCCGCGTCAAAGAAGACGACAGTTCGGTTCCGCAGAAAGACGGCGACTGGATGTATTGGACCGAAGTTGCCGAGGGTAAGGAATACCGCCTGTGGTACCGTGAACCTGTCGCTGGTGGTGACAAGGAGTTGATGCTGGACGAAAACGCGCTGGCTGACGGCAAGGAATATTTCCGCCTCGGCACCTTCTCGGTCAGCGATAGCGGGCGTTATCTCGCCTATTCTTACGATGACAATGGCGCGGAACGGTACACGGGCCGAATCAAGGATTTGCAGACCGGCGATTTGCTCGACGATGTCATTCCCGAAACGCGCACCGGATTGGTTTGGGCGGCGAAAGACACGGTGCTGGTCTACGGTAAAGCCAATGAGAATTGGCGGGTTGATAATGTCCGTGTGCACACAATCGGCACTCCGGTTGAAGATGATGTGGAGATCTACACCGAGTCGGACATTGGTTTCAGCGTGGGCGCTGGCCTCTCGGCCGAGGAAGATTGGTTGATCATCGGCGCAGGCGACAATGAAACGAGCGAAGTCCGCTTGGTCCGCGCAGATAACCCCACTGGCGAACAGATTCTGGTGCGCGCGCGAGAGAAAGGCGTTGAATATTCGCTCGATATTCGCGGTGAGACTGTGTTCATCCACACCAATGACAATCACGTCAATTTCCGCCTTGCGACAGCCAAGCTTGCCGCGCCGGGTGAATGGACAACCAGCATCGCCGGGTCGGACGAGTTTTATCTGACCGGATTTGACCTGTTCAAGGATTTCTACGTGACCGAGGGCCGCCTAAACGGTCTCGATCAGGTGCAATTGCGGTCTTACGATGATGCGGCGAAAGTCACCCCGATTGTATTCCCGGAGGACAGCTATTCCGCAGGTCTGTCGAACAACCCCGAATATGATGTCGATACGCTGCGATTGACATACGAGAGCATGGTCACTCCCGATTCGGTTTATGATTACCGTCTGTCCGATGCGAAGCTGGAACTGCTCAAACAGCAGGAAATCCCGAGTGGCTATGACGCCTCGCTCTATGTCACTAAACGCGAAATAATCACCGGGCGTGATGGTACGCAGGTCCCGGTCAGCGTGGTCATGCGCAAGGACCGCGATGAAATGAATGGCGGACCAAGCGGGCCGCTGCATCTTTATGCTTATGGCGCTTACGGCTATGCCGTGCCGCCGGGCTTTTCCGCTTCGCGCCTCAGCCTGCTCGATCGCGGCATGGCGTACGGCATCGCGCATATTCGCGGCGGCGATGATCTGGGCCGCAACTGGTATCTCCAAGGCAAGATGAACGAGCGGTGGAACACCTATAATGACTTCGTCGATGTGGCGAAGGGGCTGGCGGCGCTTGGCTATACCGAAGAAGGGTCAATCAGCGCCAGCGGCGGTTCGGCTGGCGGCGAGTTGATGGGCGTGATCGTCAATACCAATCCACAGCTTTGGAAAGCCGTGGTGGCCGACGTTCCGTTCGTCGATGTGCTCAACACTATGCTCGACACCAGCCTACCACTGACTCCGGGCGAGTGGCCCGAATGGGGCAATCCGATCGAGAGTAAGCAGGCGTTTGCTTATATCCTCAGCTACAGCCCGTATGACCAAGTGATCGCACAGGATTATCCGCCGATGCTGGTCACTGCAGGTTTGAATGATCCGCGCGTGACATATTGGGAGCCTGCCAAATGGGTCGCCCGCTTGCGCGATATGAAGACCGACAATAACGAGCTGTTGCTTAAGACCAATATGGGCGCCGGCCATGGCGGCAAATCGGGGCGGTTTACCGCGCTGTATGAGGCGGCGGAGGAATATGCGTTCCTGCTGAGCCATCACGGGATTGATGAGTGA
- a CDS encoding acyl-CoA thioesterase, which produces MTQPFRKIFTAAPDHIDEMGHVNNAVWVQWVQDMATAHWDAVADPAHAAEFVWLVTRHEIDYRGNIAAGESVTGETWIPGEAKGAQSARRVDFTNDAGKVIVSAKTMWAMLHRETGRLARVRPEVIAPFIVNHE; this is translated from the coding sequence TTGACCCAGCCCTTCCGCAAGATCTTCACCGCCGCGCCCGACCACATCGACGAGATGGGCCACGTCAACAATGCGGTGTGGGTCCAGTGGGTGCAGGATATGGCGACTGCGCACTGGGATGCAGTGGCTGACCCTGCGCATGCTGCCGAGTTTGTCTGGCTCGTGACCCGGCACGAGATCGACTATCGCGGCAATATTGCGGCGGGCGAAAGTGTGACGGGTGAAACCTGGATTCCGGGTGAGGCGAAGGGCGCACAATCGGCTCGCCGGGTCGACTTCACCAATGACGCTGGCAAAGTCATCGTATCGGCTAAAACCATGTGGGCTATGCTCCACCGCGAAACCGGACGGCTGGCACGAGTGCGGCCTGAAGTGATCGCACCTTTCATTGTAAACCATGAGTAA
- a CDS encoding NADH:flavin oxidoreductase/NADH oxidase family protein — protein MTASAIFQPLKLPNGSTVANRLCKAAMEENLAEQPGQYPGERLFALYRAWAEGGVGMILTGNVMVSPSSLTGPGGVVLEAGTNLEPFRQWAEIGKAGGAQMWMQINHTGRQMYKNLGEEAVSPSDKALDLGKLSSLFAEPRALEEAEIEAIIQRFVDTAALAEEAGFDGVQIHSAHGYLSSQFLSPLTNQRTDQWGGSLENRARFLLSIVERVRQKVKLSFGVSVKLNSADFQKGGFEFEDARQVVEWLGGHGVDYVELSGGSYESPAMTGSGTGSGTGSGTGTESGTSTGKREAYFIQFARDIAKVAEMPIMVTGGITKRAVAEDALAHDAAGFGVELLGIARAMAFNPDLPNDWRAGRSLEFEMPAPTWSNTTFAGLATMAITKAQMELMAQGKPVKPDVSPIRAMLADQWRTARRARNYRKWRAG, from the coding sequence ATGACCGCTTCCGCCATTTTCCAGCCTTTAAAATTGCCCAATGGCAGCACGGTTGCCAATCGTCTGTGCAAGGCCGCGATGGAGGAAAACCTCGCCGAGCAACCCGGTCAATACCCTGGCGAGCGGCTGTTCGCGCTTTACCGCGCATGGGCCGAGGGAGGGGTCGGCATGATCCTGACCGGCAATGTCATGGTCAGCCCGTCTTCTCTGACAGGGCCGGGCGGCGTCGTGCTCGAAGCTGGCACTAATCTCGAACCATTTAGGCAATGGGCTGAAATCGGCAAAGCGGGCGGTGCGCAAATGTGGATGCAGATCAACCACACGGGCCGCCAGATGTATAAAAATTTGGGCGAAGAGGCGGTGTCGCCGTCGGACAAGGCGCTCGATTTGGGCAAGCTGTCTTCGCTCTTCGCCGAACCTCGCGCCTTGGAAGAGGCTGAGATAGAAGCGATCATCCAGCGATTCGTCGACACGGCGGCGCTTGCGGAGGAAGCCGGGTTTGACGGTGTTCAAATTCACTCGGCCCACGGATATCTTTCCAGCCAGTTCTTGTCTCCGTTGACCAATCAACGGACGGACCAATGGGGAGGCAGTCTGGAGAACCGTGCACGTTTCCTGCTGTCGATTGTCGAGCGGGTTCGCCAAAAAGTGAAGCTGTCTTTTGGCGTTTCGGTGAAGCTCAATTCGGCCGATTTCCAAAAGGGTGGTTTTGAGTTTGAAGATGCGCGCCAAGTGGTCGAATGGCTTGGTGGTCACGGCGTCGATTACGTCGAATTGTCGGGCGGCTCTTATGAAAGCCCTGCTATGACCGGCTCGGGGACCGGCTCGGGGACAGGTTCGGGGACAGGAACCGAATCTGGCACATCGACTGGAAAGCGCGAAGCTTATTTCATCCAGTTCGCCCGAGACATCGCCAAGGTCGCCGAAATGCCGATAATGGTAACTGGCGGGATCACCAAACGCGCAGTCGCAGAGGATGCGCTGGCGCATGATGCGGCGGGGTTTGGTGTGGAGTTGCTGGGTATTGCCCGTGCCATGGCGTTCAATCCTGATTTGCCCAATGATTGGCGGGCGGGCCGTTCGCTCGAATTCGAAATGCCCGCGCCGACATGGTCGAACACCACATTTGCAGGACTTGCGACCATGGCTATCACCAAAGCGCAAATGGAACTGATGGCTCAGGGCAAGCCGGTGAAGCCGGATGTCTCGCCAATCCGCGCCATGTTGGCTGACCAATGGCGCACCGCGCGGCGGGCCAGAAATTACCGCAAGTGGCGCGCCGGCTAA
- the ald gene encoding alanine dehydrogenase encodes MRIGCPAEIKNHEYRVGLTPESVRELASNGHDLWIESGAGLGIGATDAEYRDAGAKIVDGPDPIFAECEMVVKVKEPQAVERAKLREGQLLYTYLHLAPDPEQTADLVKSGVTAIAYETVTGANGSLPLLKPMSQVAGRMSIQAGATALEKAHGGRGVLIGGVPGVLPGKVVVIGGGVVGFNAAQMAVGLGGDVEILDRDPEVLEKVGTFFEARASTRFSNKTNLEDAVRQADLVIGAVLIPGAAAPKLITRELLKEMKPGAVLVDVAIDQGGCFETSKATTHADPTYTVDGIVHYCVANMPGAVARTSTYALNNVTLPHALRMARDGWKEAMRRDPHLAEGLNVHAGKVTYKAVADELGYEYLSVADVLAS; translated from the coding sequence ATGCGTATCGGTTGCCCAGCAGAGATCAAGAATCACGAATACCGTGTCGGATTAACGCCGGAGAGTGTGCGTGAACTTGCGTCAAACGGGCATGATCTTTGGATTGAAAGCGGCGCTGGCCTCGGGATTGGCGCGACCGATGCCGAATACCGTGATGCAGGCGCGAAGATTGTCGATGGCCCCGATCCGATTTTTGCCGAATGCGAAATGGTGGTTAAGGTAAAAGAGCCGCAAGCTGTTGAACGCGCCAAATTGCGCGAAGGCCAATTGCTGTACACCTATCTTCACCTCGCCCCCGACCCCGAACAAACCGCAGATCTGGTCAAATCGGGCGTTACCGCGATTGCCTATGAAACCGTAACTGGCGCGAATGGCAGCTTGCCGCTGCTAAAGCCGATGAGCCAAGTCGCAGGCCGGATGAGCATTCAAGCAGGCGCGACGGCTTTGGAGAAAGCGCATGGCGGACGCGGTGTGTTGATTGGCGGCGTACCCGGTGTTCTTCCCGGCAAAGTGGTGGTTATTGGCGGCGGTGTGGTCGGCTTTAACGCCGCACAAATGGCGGTTGGCCTCGGCGGCGATGTCGAAATTCTCGACCGCGATCCCGAAGTGCTTGAGAAAGTCGGCACATTTTTTGAGGCACGCGCCAGCACGCGGTTTTCCAACAAGACCAATCTGGAAGACGCCGTACGTCAAGCCGATTTGGTTATTGGCGCGGTACTGATCCCCGGTGCTGCTGCGCCGAAACTCATCACCCGCGAATTGTTGAAAGAAATGAAGCCTGGCGCCGTGCTGGTCGATGTTGCGATTGACCAAGGCGGCTGTTTCGAAACGTCGAAAGCGACCACTCACGCCGACCCGACCTACACCGTTGACGGGATCGTCCATTATTGCGTCGCCAATATGCCCGGTGCGGTCGCGCGGACCAGCACTTATGCGCTCAACAATGTGACTTTGCCGCACGCCTTGCGAATGGCCCGCGATGGCTGGAAAGAAGCGATGCGCCGCGACCCACATCTTGCCGAAGGGCTCAATGTCCACGCTGGCAAAGTGACGTATAAAGCAGTCGCGGACGAATTAGGCTATGAGTATCTCTCGGTGGCAGACGTCCTAGCCAGCTAA
- a CDS encoding porin, with the protein MNTHNRALGSALAMALACGWATPAMAQTADGASVAEELAAMRAQMEAMAQRIAELEGELAETDTAVDAVTRQVAATPVPVASEKPPVDVSWKGAPEFKGEGGWTFKPRGRINLDAGFVNAPDSTSANDGFGSEARRIRLGVQGSMPGGFGYKVEADLAGDEVALTDAILTYKDGDLKLTAGQHNNFQSLEELSSSLNTSFIERAAFTDAFGFQRRVGVSAEFSPNDVLIQAGLFTGNSADLPAKDWSADGRFVYMPKLGSTQLHLGASAHLRSLESGSTVRYRQRPLVHFTSDRFINTGNLSADSEFGLGLEAAAISGPFHVSAETYWQKVDRGPALANPTFFGGSIEAGYFLTKGDSRGYKGGTFDRVKPANPVGEGGIGAVQINARYDHLDLNDAGIIGGTQNSYQASLIWTMTDYTRLLINYARLNYDDAALPAAGGNRSYSVDAVGIRAQIDF; encoded by the coding sequence ATGAACACTCATAACCGCGCATTGGGATCCGCGCTGGCAATGGCCCTTGCCTGCGGATGGGCCACGCCCGCCATGGCGCAAACGGCAGATGGTGCCTCTGTCGCGGAAGAGCTCGCCGCAATGCGCGCCCAGATGGAAGCAATGGCCCAGCGTATCGCAGAGCTCGAAGGTGAATTGGCGGAAACCGATACGGCGGTTGATGCTGTGACCAGGCAAGTCGCAGCGACACCCGTTCCGGTTGCTTCGGAAAAACCGCCAGTTGATGTCAGCTGGAAGGGTGCTCCGGAGTTTAAGGGCGAAGGCGGCTGGACCTTCAAGCCGCGTGGCCGGATAAATTTGGATGCTGGTTTCGTCAACGCGCCTGATTCGACCAGTGCAAATGATGGTTTCGGCAGCGAAGCGCGCCGCATCCGTCTAGGCGTTCAAGGCAGTATGCCCGGCGGTTTCGGTTATAAGGTTGAAGCCGATTTGGCCGGAGACGAAGTGGCGCTGACCGATGCAATTCTGACTTATAAAGACGGCGATTTGAAGCTGACAGCGGGTCAGCACAATAACTTCCAGTCGCTTGAAGAATTATCGAGCAGCCTCAACACGTCCTTTATCGAGCGCGCCGCATTCACTGATGCATTCGGATTTCAACGCCGTGTCGGTGTGTCGGCAGAATTTTCTCCGAATGATGTTCTAATTCAAGCAGGTCTGTTCACCGGCAACAGTGCCGATCTGCCTGCGAAGGATTGGAGCGCGGATGGTCGCTTTGTTTATATGCCCAAGCTTGGTTCGACCCAATTGCATCTGGGTGCATCGGCGCATTTGCGCTCGCTGGAAAGCGGATCGACGGTTCGATACCGCCAGCGTCCTCTGGTTCATTTCACCAGCGATCGTTTTATAAACACAGGGAACCTATCGGCTGACAGTGAATTCGGCTTGGGTCTCGAGGCAGCGGCTATTTCGGGACCGTTCCATGTGTCTGCCGAAACATATTGGCAAAAAGTTGATCGTGGACCCGCTCTAGCGAACCCGACCTTTTTCGGCGGTTCGATAGAGGCTGGCTATTTCCTGACTAAGGGCGACAGCCGCGGATATAAGGGCGGAACATTTGACCGCGTGAAGCCGGCCAATCCGGTCGGTGAGGGCGGTATTGGCGCGGTCCAGATCAACGCGCGCTATGATCATCTCGATTTGAACGATGCCGGCATTATCGGCGGAACCCAAAACAGCTATCAAGCCTCGTTGATCTGGACAATGACCGATTACACGCGTTTGCTGATCAATTATGCGCGGCTTAATTATGATGATGCGGCGTTGCCTGCCGCTGGTGGGAACAGGTCATACAGCGTCGATGCTGTTGGTATCCGGGCCCAGATCGACTTTTAA